A single window of Usitatibacter rugosus DNA harbors:
- a CDS encoding pyridoxal-phosphate-dependent aminotransferase family protein has translation MTLKQLASTRKITSFHPPQRTLMGPGPTEIHPRVLTTMSQPAIGYLDPVFVEMMEELKALLRYVYQTDNALTFPVSGPGSVGMEYCFVNLVTPGMKVIVCRNGVFGGRMLENVERCGGVPVIVDDDWGKPVDPQKVEDAFKANPDAKLLAFVHAETSTGAQSDAKTLTAIARKHGAMVIVDAVTSLGGTPVRVDEWGIDAIYSASQKCLSCTPGLSPVSFSQRAVDFVKARTEKVHSWFMDMTLLASYWGNTNRTYHHTAPTNSLFALHEALLLIQEEGLDKSWARHQRHHLALKAGLEAMGLKFFVEEKYQLPQMNAVLCPTGVDEELVRKSLLNEFGIEIGAGLGPLKGKIWRFGLMGYSCRPDNVMLCLSALGSVLMDLGLAIKVGEAEAAAHQAYATLHAADAQHARKKVAVA, from the coding sequence ATGACCCTCAAGCAACTCGCATCGACCCGCAAGATCACCTCGTTCCACCCGCCCCAGCGCACGTTGATGGGCCCGGGCCCGACCGAGATCCACCCGCGCGTCCTCACCACGATGAGCCAGCCGGCCATCGGCTACCTCGACCCCGTCTTCGTGGAGATGATGGAGGAGCTGAAGGCGCTGCTCCGCTACGTCTACCAGACCGACAACGCGCTCACCTTCCCCGTCTCCGGCCCCGGCTCCGTCGGCATGGAGTACTGCTTCGTGAACCTGGTCACGCCGGGCATGAAGGTCATCGTGTGCCGCAACGGTGTGTTCGGCGGCCGCATGCTGGAGAACGTCGAGCGCTGCGGCGGCGTGCCGGTGATCGTGGACGACGACTGGGGCAAGCCCGTCGACCCGCAGAAAGTGGAAGACGCGTTCAAGGCGAATCCGGATGCGAAGCTGCTCGCGTTCGTGCACGCGGAAACCTCCACGGGCGCGCAGTCGGATGCGAAGACCCTCACCGCCATCGCCCGCAAGCACGGCGCGATGGTCATCGTCGACGCCGTCACGTCGCTCGGCGGCACGCCGGTGCGCGTGGACGAGTGGGGCATCGACGCCATCTACTCCGCGAGCCAGAAATGCCTGTCCTGCACGCCGGGCCTCTCGCCCGTGTCGTTCTCGCAGCGCGCCGTCGATTTCGTGAAGGCGCGCACGGAGAAGGTCCACAGCTGGTTCATGGACATGACGCTGCTCGCGAGCTACTGGGGCAACACCAACCGCACGTACCACCACACGGCGCCGACCAACTCGCTCTTCGCGCTGCACGAGGCCTTGCTGCTGATCCAGGAGGAAGGCCTCGACAAGTCGTGGGCGCGCCACCAGCGCCACCACCTCGCGTTGAAGGCCGGGCTCGAGGCGATGGGCCTCAAGTTCTTCGTGGAAGAGAAGTACCAGCTGCCGCAGATGAACGCCGTGCTCTGTCCCACCGGCGTCGACGAGGAGCTGGTGCGTAAATCCCTGCTGAACGAATTCGGCATCGAGATCGGCGCCGGCCTGGGACCGCTGAAGGGCAAGATCTGGCGCTTCGGCCTCATGGGCTACTCGTGCCGCCCGGACAACGTGATGCTGTGCCTCTCCGCGCTGGGTTCCGTGCTCATGGACCTGGGGCTCGCGATCAAGGTGGGCGAAGCCGAAGCGGCCGCGCACCAGGCGTATGCCACGCTGCATGCGGCGGACGCGCAGCACGCCCGCAAGAAGGTCGCGGTCGCCTAG
- a CDS encoding glutathione S-transferase family protein, whose amino-acid sequence MKKPLLLGCAGCGSIIVECGFNLAGIAYDYEEVDYSDDSPTRPRLLQVNPVGQVPSLVLPDGKVMTETLAILHWIQDQNPAASLIPPPGDASRTDFYRWAVFLIAAVYPTWTYGDDGKKWVKGDEAAGKALRESTDEHRKKLLKQLEGACGAPHFLGKRFSAIDLYLAAMSHWRPGAKWWSEEAPKMKSAAEAAESKPEVAAILRRDFK is encoded by the coding sequence ATGAAGAAACCCCTCCTGCTGGGCTGCGCCGGTTGCGGCTCGATCATCGTCGAGTGCGGCTTCAACCTCGCGGGCATCGCGTACGACTACGAGGAAGTCGATTATTCCGACGACAGCCCGACGCGCCCGCGCCTGCTGCAGGTCAATCCCGTCGGGCAAGTGCCCTCGCTGGTGCTGCCCGACGGCAAGGTGATGACGGAGACCCTCGCGATCCTGCACTGGATCCAGGACCAGAATCCCGCGGCCTCGCTGATCCCGCCGCCGGGAGATGCGTCGCGCACGGACTTCTACCGCTGGGCCGTGTTCCTGATCGCGGCCGTGTATCCGACCTGGACGTATGGCGACGACGGCAAGAAGTGGGTGAAGGGCGACGAGGCCGCGGGCAAGGCGCTGCGCGAGAGCACCGACGAGCATCGCAAGAAACTGCTGAAGCAGCTCGAGGGCGCTTGCGGCGCTCCGCACTTCCTCGGCAAGCGCTTCAGCGCGATCGATCTCTACCTGGCGGCGATGAGCCACTGGCGGCCTGGCGCGAAGTGGTGGTCCGAGGAGGCGCCGAAAATGAAATCGGCCGCGGAAGCGGCCGAATCCAAACCCGAGGTCGCGGCGATCCTCCGCCGCGATTTCAAGTAA
- the metK gene encoding methionine adenosyltransferase gives MKNEFLFTSESVSEGHPDKVADQVSDSILDAILGQDPRSRVAAETLCNTGLVVLAGEITTRANVDYIGITRDVIKRIGYDNTDYGIDYKGCAVMVCYDKQSPDIAQGVDKAQDDNLDQGAGDQGLMFGYACDETPVLMPAPIYYAHRLVERQAMLRKDGRMPYLRPDAKSQVTFRYVDGKPVEIDTVVVSSQHAPEMSDGPKMKKEFVDAVIEQIIKPVLPKEFLKNTKYLVNPTGRFVVGGPQGDCGLTGRKIIVDTYGGACAHGGGAFSGKDPSKVDRSAAYAARYVAKNVVAAGLASECEIQVSYAIGVAKPINITVYTHGTGKVSDDVIAKLIAEHFDLRPKGIIKMLDLLRPIYAKTAAYGHFGREEPEFSWEATDKAALLRDAAGLKGEVKKFAAAD, from the coding sequence ATGAAAAACGAGTTTCTCTTCACGTCGGAATCGGTCTCGGAAGGCCACCCCGACAAGGTCGCCGACCAGGTTTCGGATTCGATCCTCGACGCGATTCTAGGCCAGGACCCGCGCTCGCGCGTCGCCGCGGAGACGCTGTGCAACACCGGCCTCGTGGTGCTCGCCGGCGAGATCACGACCCGCGCCAACGTGGACTACATCGGCATCACGCGCGATGTGATCAAGCGCATCGGCTACGACAACACCGACTACGGCATCGACTACAAGGGCTGCGCGGTCATGGTCTGCTACGACAAGCAGAGCCCGGACATCGCGCAGGGCGTGGACAAGGCGCAGGACGACAACCTCGATCAAGGCGCCGGCGACCAGGGCCTCATGTTCGGCTACGCCTGCGACGAGACGCCCGTCCTCATGCCCGCGCCGATCTACTACGCCCACCGCCTCGTGGAGCGCCAGGCCATGCTGCGCAAGGACGGCCGAATGCCCTACCTGCGCCCGGACGCGAAGAGCCAGGTCACCTTCCGCTACGTCGACGGCAAGCCCGTCGAGATCGACACCGTGGTGGTCTCCTCGCAGCACGCGCCCGAGATGTCCGACGGCCCGAAGATGAAGAAGGAGTTCGTCGACGCGGTGATCGAGCAGATCATCAAGCCGGTGCTGCCGAAGGAATTCCTCAAGAACACGAAGTACCTCGTGAACCCCACCGGCCGCTTCGTCGTCGGCGGCCCGCAGGGCGACTGCGGCCTGACCGGCCGCAAGATCATCGTCGACACGTACGGCGGCGCCTGCGCCCACGGCGGCGGTGCCTTCTCCGGCAAGGATCCCTCGAAGGTCGACCGTTCGGCCGCGTACGCCGCGCGTTACGTCGCCAAGAACGTCGTGGCCGCGGGCCTCGCGAGCGAGTGCGAGATCCAGGTGAGCTACGCCATCGGTGTGGCGAAGCCGATCAACATCACGGTCTACACGCACGGCACCGGCAAGGTCTCCGACGACGTGATCGCGAAGCTGATCGCCGAGCATTTCGACCTGCGGCCGAAGGGCATCATCAAGATGCTGGATTTGCTACGGCCCATCTACGCCAAGACCGCGGCCTACGGCCACTTCGGCCGCGAGGAGCCGGAGTTCTCGTGGGAAGCCACGGACAAGGCCGCGCTGTTGCGCGACGCCGCCGGCCTCAAGGGCGAAGTGAAGAAGTTCGCGGCGGCTGATTAG
- a CDS encoding magnesium transporter, whose amino-acid sequence MTATVSTPHDASARAALIAELKASAPHEAALRLGVEPPARAAEVLGEMNPSMAQDILDALDTEARSRIAMAAPRDLAEQWARNTTYPEGSIGRLMDPPHATFRPETTVGQAIEMLRSLVRTALITYGYVTDSDGRLLGLVTMRDLLFNDRANRLGDVMLKDPFALHPTLDVSDAMRLTLNRHFPVYPVTDEAGRLVGLVRGSVIFEEEAFEIAAQPGAMVGVEKEERIATPLFGSFKFRHPWLLINLVTAFAAGGVVAMFQGTVDKLVILATFLPVLAGQSGNTGCQALAVTVRGITLGEIKPGGAMKLVAKEFFLGMANGAVTGVLTGIAMYILAESQGSPHAALLGVVVCFAMMGSCAISGISGAIVPLTLKRLGADPATASSIVVTTATDVASMGLLLGLASLVIR is encoded by the coding sequence TTGACCGCAACCGTTTCGACCCCCCACGACGCCAGCGCGCGCGCTGCGCTCATCGCGGAACTGAAGGCGAGCGCCCCGCACGAGGCCGCGCTTCGCCTCGGCGTCGAACCGCCGGCGCGCGCCGCCGAGGTGCTCGGCGAGATGAACCCGTCGATGGCGCAGGACATCCTCGATGCGCTGGACACCGAGGCCCGCTCGCGCATCGCGATGGCGGCTCCGCGCGATCTCGCGGAGCAGTGGGCGCGCAACACCACGTACCCCGAGGGCAGCATCGGGCGGCTGATGGATCCTCCGCACGCGACGTTCCGTCCCGAGACCACGGTGGGCCAGGCGATCGAGATGCTGCGCTCGCTCGTGCGGACCGCGCTCATCACCTACGGCTACGTCACCGATTCCGACGGCCGCCTGCTGGGGCTGGTCACGATGCGCGACCTCCTCTTCAACGACCGCGCGAACCGCCTCGGCGACGTGATGCTGAAAGACCCGTTCGCGCTCCATCCGACGCTCGACGTCTCCGACGCGATGCGCCTTACGCTGAACCGCCATTTCCCGGTCTATCCCGTGACGGACGAGGCGGGGCGGTTGGTCGGCTTGGTACGCGGCAGCGTGATCTTCGAGGAGGAAGCCTTCGAGATCGCCGCGCAGCCCGGCGCGATGGTCGGCGTGGAGAAAGAGGAACGCATCGCGACGCCCCTCTTCGGCAGCTTCAAGTTCCGCCATCCGTGGCTGCTCATCAACCTGGTGACGGCCTTCGCCGCGGGCGGTGTCGTGGCGATGTTCCAGGGCACGGTGGACAAGCTGGTGATCCTCGCCACGTTCCTGCCCGTGCTCGCGGGACAGTCCGGCAACACCGGCTGCCAGGCGCTGGCGGTCACCGTGCGCGGCATCACGCTCGGCGAGATCAAGCCCGGCGGGGCGATGAAGCTGGTCGCCAAGGAGTTCTTCCTCGGCATGGCCAACGGCGCCGTCACGGGGGTCCTCACGGGCATTGCCATGTACATCCTCGCCGAGTCCCAGGGGTCGCCCCATGCCGCCCTGCTGGGCGTGGTCGTGTGCTTCGCGATGATGGGAAGCTGCGCCATCAGCGGCATCTCCGGCGCCATCGTCCCCCTCACCCTGAAGCGCCTCGGGGCCGACCCGGCCACCGCCTCCAGCATCGTGGTGACCACGGCCACGGACGTCGCCAGCATGGGGCTGCTCCTGGGCCTGGCCAGCCTCGTCATCCGATGA
- a CDS encoding lysophospholipid acyltransferase family protein, with translation MRLLFRFLASLSLATNHALGAFLGRAVFVLSPRWRCRTRENLAASGLARSDDELQRLARENAAEMGKGVTELAWALFRPPEDVVATVVDEDGWEAVEKLRAGGKAIIFVTPHLGGYDIAGRYLWSRLPILAMYRPHKIAWLDDLVREGRNRGAAFDGTNVAPATLAGVRMLLKHLRRGGCTVVLPDQVPGEGEGEWSEFFGRPAFTMTLVGRLQEASEAAIVFCYAERLVRGQGYILHYTALEEPLGSDKPTATRRVNAMVEQLVRACPTQYLWGYNRYKRPSGAPPPPVAAGSR, from the coding sequence TTGAGACTCCTTTTTCGCTTCCTCGCCTCGCTCTCCCTGGCCACCAACCACGCGCTCGGCGCTTTCCTGGGCCGGGCGGTGTTTGTCCTGTCGCCCCGTTGGCGCTGCCGCACCCGCGAGAACCTCGCCGCGAGCGGCCTCGCGCGCTCGGATGACGAGCTGCAGCGCCTCGCGCGGGAAAACGCCGCGGAAATGGGCAAGGGCGTCACCGAGCTCGCCTGGGCGCTCTTCCGGCCGCCGGAGGACGTCGTGGCGACCGTCGTGGACGAGGATGGCTGGGAGGCGGTCGAGAAGCTCCGCGCCGGCGGGAAGGCGATCATCTTCGTGACCCCCCATCTCGGCGGCTACGACATCGCGGGCCGCTATCTCTGGTCGCGGCTGCCCATCCTCGCGATGTACCGCCCGCACAAGATCGCGTGGCTGGACGATCTCGTTCGCGAAGGGCGCAATCGCGGCGCCGCCTTCGACGGCACCAACGTCGCCCCGGCCACGCTGGCGGGCGTGCGCATGCTGCTGAAGCACCTGCGCCGCGGCGGCTGCACCGTCGTGCTGCCCGACCAGGTGCCCGGCGAGGGCGAAGGCGAATGGAGCGAGTTCTTCGGCCGGCCCGCGTTCACGATGACGCTCGTGGGGCGCCTGCAGGAAGCTTCGGAAGCCGCGATCGTCTTCTGCTATGCCGAGCGCCTCGTGCGCGGCCAGGGCTACATCCTCCACTACACCGCGCTCGAGGAGCCGCTGGGCAGCGACAAGCCCACGGCGACGCGGCGAGTGAACGCCATGGTCGAGCAGCTGGTGCGCGCATGCCCCACGCAATACCTCTGGGGCTACAACCGCTACAAGCGGCCCTCGGGCGCCCCGCCGCCGCCCGTCGCCGCGGGCAGCCGCTAG
- the metF gene encoding methylenetetrahydrofolate reductase [NAD(P)H]: MSEPVNRRDQRLLSFEYFPPKTPEGMEKLRAATRQLAQLKPDFFSVTYGAGGSTREGTLAAVQTIRAEGHEAAPHVSCIASTRESIHEVIETYRANGIRRVVALRGDLPSGMAMAGDFRYASELVAFIREKTGDAFHIEVACYPEYHPQARKPQADLAAFKAKVDAGADSAITQYFFNPDAYFHFVEQCRAMGIGIPIVPGIMPIQNFSQLARFSDACGAEIPRWMRLKLEGFGDDSASIKAFGLDVVTDLCDRLLSQGAPGLHFYTMNQAGPTSTIWQRLGL; encoded by the coding sequence ATGAGCGAGCCCGTGAACCGCCGCGACCAACGCCTGCTCAGCTTCGAGTATTTCCCCCCGAAGACGCCGGAAGGCATGGAGAAGCTGCGCGCGGCGACGCGCCAGCTGGCGCAGCTCAAGCCCGATTTCTTCTCCGTGACCTACGGGGCCGGCGGCTCCACGCGCGAAGGCACGCTGGCCGCCGTGCAGACGATCCGCGCGGAAGGCCACGAGGCGGCGCCGCACGTCTCGTGCATCGCTTCCACGCGCGAATCGATCCACGAAGTGATCGAGACCTATCGAGCCAACGGCATCCGCCGCGTCGTAGCGCTTCGCGGCGACCTTCCTTCGGGCATGGCGATGGCGGGCGACTTCCGCTACGCCTCCGAGTTGGTCGCGTTCATCCGCGAGAAGACGGGCGACGCGTTCCACATCGAGGTGGCGTGCTACCCCGAGTACCACCCGCAGGCGCGCAAGCCCCAGGCGGACCTCGCCGCGTTCAAGGCCAAGGTCGATGCGGGCGCGGACTCCGCGATCACCCAGTACTTCTTCAACCCGGACGCCTATTTCCATTTCGTCGAGCAGTGCCGCGCGATGGGCATCGGCATTCCGATCGTCCCGGGCATCATGCCGATCCAGAATTTCTCGCAGCTCGCGCGCTTCTCCGATGCGTGCGGCGCCGAGATCCCGCGCTGGATGCGCTTGAAGCTCGAGGGCTTCGGCGACGACAGCGCTTCGATCAAGGCCTTCGGCCTCGACGTGGTGACCGACCTCTGCGACCGCCTCCTCTCGCAGGGCGCGCCGGGCCTGCATTTCTACACGATGAACCAGGCCGGGCCGACTTCGACCATCTGGCAGCGATTGGGCCTCTAG
- a CDS encoding alpha/beta hydrolase family protein, whose product MRAPEAARALALAAFLLAGVAFAAPALAPDETVIRATVPAGPGLFTSDKRIDVTMFKPKGEGPFPIVVISHGSPRSAADRRRGGRIRFEQQSRAFMAMGYAVVVPTRRGYGDSEGDWAEGYGTCSAPDYYAAGLESARDILAATDAARALPGLDGKRIVLVGQSAGAFGSVAAATKPVPGLVAVVNFAGGRGSQGPHDVCGEGYLVDTMARYGKGSQVPQLWLYSENDLFFGPSLARRMHAAFVGAGGKAQLVETPAWGTDGHMYFRNVSDWTPRVKAFLDSLPSAPR is encoded by the coding sequence ATGCGCGCCCCCGAAGCCGCACGCGCCCTGGCGCTTGCGGCGTTTCTCCTCGCGGGTGTCGCCTTCGCGGCGCCCGCGCTGGCTCCCGACGAGACCGTCATCCGTGCGACGGTCCCGGCGGGGCCGGGTTTGTTCACGAGCGACAAACGCATCGATGTGACGATGTTCAAGCCGAAAGGCGAAGGGCCGTTCCCGATCGTGGTGATCTCGCACGGCAGCCCGCGCTCGGCCGCCGACCGCCGCCGCGGAGGGCGCATCCGCTTCGAACAGCAAAGCCGCGCCTTCATGGCGATGGGCTACGCGGTCGTGGTGCCCACGCGCCGCGGCTATGGCGATTCCGAGGGCGACTGGGCCGAGGGCTACGGCACGTGCAGCGCGCCGGACTATTACGCGGCAGGCCTGGAATCGGCCCGTGACATCCTCGCAGCCACCGATGCGGCGCGCGCCCTGCCGGGCCTCGACGGCAAGCGAATCGTGCTCGTCGGCCAATCGGCGGGCGCGTTCGGCTCGGTCGCGGCTGCGACGAAACCGGTGCCCGGTCTCGTGGCCGTCGTGAACTTCGCCGGCGGCCGCGGCTCGCAGGGTCCCCACGATGTGTGCGGCGAGGGTTACCTCGTCGACACCATGGCGCGCTACGGCAAGGGCTCGCAGGTGCCGCAGCTCTGGCTCTACAGCGAGAACGACCTGTTCTTCGGCCCCTCTCTCGCCCGGCGCATGCACGCGGCGTTCGTGGGCGCGGGCGGCAAGGCGCAGCTCGTCGAGACGCCCGCCTGGGGCACCGACGGCCACATGTACTTCCGCAACGTGTCCGATTGGACGCCGCGCGTGAAGGCCTTCCTCGATTCCCTGCCGAGCGCCCCCCGATGA
- a CDS encoding M48 family metalloprotease, translating into MKPAALIAVLALAATSAHAQLDFGRLLDSGKKVLDATQKAQEASKSFTVEQEVQLGEGIAAGLLGAMPLAQDDKLQRYVNRVGRWVALQSERADLPWSFGVVQNESINAFAMPGGTILITSGLVKRLNSESELAGVLAHEIAHVVKKHQLQAIQSSANTELLATVGKEVGGAAIARRGGDQFGLKSAAANMGIDVIKNGVFLRPLDRGMEYEADRAGMVLAARAGYDPYGLVSVLQMLQANRGDDGSFSMFTTHPAPADRISELEKLSPGMEKFAGQPQAEGRFRQNVPAPK; encoded by the coding sequence ATGAAACCCGCCGCCCTGATCGCCGTCCTCGCGCTCGCCGCGACCTCGGCCCATGCCCAGCTCGATTTCGGCCGCCTCCTCGATTCCGGCAAGAAGGTCCTGGACGCCACCCAGAAGGCGCAGGAAGCCTCCAAGTCCTTCACCGTCGAGCAGGAAGTGCAGCTCGGGGAAGGCATCGCTGCCGGACTCCTCGGCGCCATGCCCCTGGCGCAGGACGACAAGCTGCAGCGCTACGTGAACCGCGTCGGCCGCTGGGTCGCCCTGCAGAGCGAGCGCGCGGATCTCCCGTGGAGCTTCGGCGTCGTGCAGAACGAGAGCATCAACGCCTTCGCCATGCCCGGCGGCACCATCCTCATCACGAGCGGGCTCGTGAAGCGCCTCAACAGCGAAAGCGAGCTCGCGGGCGTGCTGGCCCACGAGATCGCGCACGTCGTGAAGAAGCACCAGCTGCAGGCCATCCAGTCCTCCGCCAACACCGAGCTGCTGGCCACGGTCGGCAAGGAAGTGGGCGGGGCCGCGATTGCCCGCCGCGGCGGCGACCAGTTCGGCCTCAAGTCGGCGGCCGCGAACATGGGCATCGACGTGATCAAGAACGGCGTCTTCCTGCGCCCGCTCGACCGGGGCATGGAGTACGAGGCGGACCGCGCCGGCATGGTCCTGGCGGCGCGTGCCGGCTACGACCCCTATGGGCTGGTCTCGGTGCTCCAGATGCTCCAGGCCAACCGCGGCGACGACGGCAGCTTCTCGATGTTCACGACCCATCCGGCCCCCGCGGACCGGATTTCCGAGCTGGAGAAGCTCTCGCCGGGCATGGAGAAGTTCGCCGGCCAGCCCCAGGCCGAAGGCCGCTTCCGGCAGAACGTCCCCGCCCCCAAGTAG
- the ahcY gene encoding adenosylhomocysteinase: MNAVLKNAGTDYKVADMKLADWGRKEILIAETEMPGLMAIRDEFAKKQPLKGARITGSLHMTIQTAVLIETLKALGADVRWASCNIFSTQDHAAAAIAAGGTAVFAVKGESLDEYWDYTHRIFEWPDSGFTNMILDDGGDATLLLHLGARAEKDASLISKPGSEEETCLFNSIKAKLAKDPTWYSVRLAKVMGVTEETTTGVHRLYQMAQDGSLKFPAINVNDSVTKSKFDNLYGCRESLVDGIKRATDVMVAGKVALVAGYGDVGKGSAQALRALSAQVWVTEIDPICALQAAMEGYRVVTMDYAADKADIFVTATGNYQVITHAHMKAMKNNAIVCNIGHFDNEIEVASLKQYKWENIKPQVDHVIFPDGKRIILLAEGRLVNLGCGTGHPSYVMSSSFANQVIAQIELFANIKKYPVGVYVLPKHLDEKVARLQLAKLNAQLTELSDEQAKYIGVKKDGPYKADHYRY; encoded by the coding sequence ATGAATGCTGTACTGAAGAACGCCGGCACCGACTACAAGGTCGCCGACATGAAGCTCGCCGACTGGGGCCGCAAGGAAATCCTCATCGCCGAGACCGAAATGCCCGGGCTGATGGCTATCCGCGACGAGTTCGCGAAGAAGCAGCCGCTGAAAGGCGCGCGCATCACGGGCTCGCTGCACATGACCATCCAGACCGCGGTGCTGATCGAGACGCTGAAGGCGCTCGGCGCCGACGTTCGCTGGGCGTCGTGCAACATCTTTTCGACGCAGGACCACGCCGCCGCCGCCATCGCCGCGGGCGGCACCGCCGTCTTCGCCGTGAAGGGCGAGAGCCTCGACGAATACTGGGACTACACGCACCGCATCTTCGAGTGGCCGGACAGCGGCTTCACGAACATGATCCTCGACGACGGCGGCGACGCCACGCTGCTGCTGCACCTGGGCGCGCGTGCCGAGAAGGACGCCTCGCTGATCTCGAAGCCCGGTTCCGAGGAAGAGACCTGCCTCTTCAACTCGATCAAGGCCAAGCTCGCGAAGGACCCGACGTGGTATTCGGTGCGCCTCGCGAAGGTGATGGGCGTGACCGAAGAGACCACCACGGGCGTCCATCGTCTCTACCAGATGGCGCAGGACGGCTCGCTCAAGTTCCCGGCGATCAACGTGAACGACTCGGTCACCAAGAGCAAGTTCGACAACCTCTACGGCTGCCGTGAATCGCTGGTGGACGGCATCAAGCGCGCGACGGACGTGATGGTCGCCGGCAAGGTGGCGCTCGTGGCCGGTTACGGCGACGTGGGCAAGGGCTCGGCCCAGGCCCTGCGCGCGCTGTCGGCGCAGGTGTGGGTGACGGAGATCGATCCGATCTGCGCCCTGCAAGCGGCGATGGAAGGCTACCGCGTGGTGACCATGGACTACGCCGCGGACAAGGCCGACATCTTCGTCACGGCCACCGGCAACTACCAGGTGATCACGCACGCCCACATGAAGGCGATGAAGAACAACGCCATCGTGTGCAACATCGGCCACTTCGACAACGAGATCGAGGTCGCGTCGCTGAAGCAGTACAAGTGGGAGAACATCAAGCCGCAGGTCGACCACGTGATCTTCCCGGACGGCAAGCGGATCATCCTGCTCGCCGAAGGCCGCCTGGTGAACCTGGGCTGCGGAACGGGACACCCGTCGTACGTGATGAGCAGCTCGTTCGCCAACCAGGTGATCGCGCAGATCGAGCTCTTCGCCAACATCAAGAAGTACCCGGTCGGCGTCTACGTGCTGCCCAAGCACCTGGACGAGAAGGTGGCGCGCCTTCAGCTCGCGAAGCTGAACGCGCAACTGACGGAGCTCTCGGACGAGCAGGCGAAGTACATCGGCGTGAAGAAGGACGGCCCGTACAAGGCCGATCACTACCGGTACTGA
- a CDS encoding SH3 domain-containing protein, producing the protein MTIRPLLYAFLLAAASLPGLAQAQAQETATTNRSTDLKDKPSFFDGKALATLPENTPVKVLARNSGWTQVETAANQKGWVRVFHLRFAATVEQSSSGGSGLGGLSSMLGFGRPKQENAKIATIGIRGLSEEELKNANPDVAQLAKLINYRVDKGTAEGFARGNPALKPQQVAYVDEVAGAPPQKGRR; encoded by the coding sequence ATGACGATCCGGCCCCTCCTTTACGCCTTCCTCCTTGCCGCCGCGTCGCTCCCGGGCCTCGCCCAGGCGCAGGCCCAGGAAACCGCCACCACCAACCGGTCCACCGACCTGAAGGACAAGCCGTCCTTTTTCGACGGCAAGGCCCTGGCCACGCTTCCCGAGAACACGCCGGTGAAGGTCCTGGCCCGCAACAGCGGCTGGACGCAGGTCGAGACGGCCGCGAACCAGAAGGGGTGGGTCCGCGTGTTCCACCTGCGCTTCGCCGCGACCGTGGAGCAGAGCTCGAGCGGGGGCTCCGGACTGGGCGGCCTCTCCTCGATGCTGGGCTTCGGCCGGCCGAAGCAGGAGAACGCGAAGATCGCCACGATCGGCATCCGCGGCCTGTCCGAGGAAGAGCTGAAGAATGCCAACCCGGACGTGGCCCAGCTCGCCAAGCTCATCAACTATCGCGTCGACAAGGGCACGGCGGAAGGCTTCGCCCGCGGCAACCCGGCGCTGAAGCCCCAGCAGGTCGCGTATGTCGACGAGGTGGCCGGAGCGCCCCCGCAGAAAGGCCGCCGATGA